One segment of Castanea sativa cultivar Marrone di Chiusa Pesio chromosome 3, ASM4071231v1 DNA contains the following:
- the LOC142628825 gene encoding uncharacterized protein LOC142628825: protein MYPIKYIFEKPTLTRKISHWQMFLSKFDIMFMVQKAINGQALADYLEDQPLNDIDFSESLFPDEDVLALETELSNIEPWCWKLYFDEALNSIGNEVRVVLVSLKGQQIPISIKLNFYCMNNITEYKACIVGLLVTLEFNTNHLSIFRDSLLIISQIKGKLEARDTKLILYQKYVSHLIPNF from the coding sequence ATGTACCCCATCAAGTACATATTTGAAAAGCCTACCCTCACAAGGAAGATCTCCCATTGGCAGATGTTTCTATCCAAGTTCGATATTATGTTTATGGTGCAAAAGGCCATCAATGGCCAAGCCCTAGCTGATTACCTTGAGGACCAGCCATTGAATGATATTGATTTCTCAGAATCTCTCTTCCCAGATGAGGATGTTTTGGCATTAGAGACAGAACTCAGCAATATAGAACCATGGTGTTGGAAGCTTTATTTCGATGAAGCCCTTAATAGCATCGGAAATGAAGTGAGAGTAGTTCTAGTATCCCTAAAGGGCCAGCAAATCCCTATTTCAatcaaacttaatttttattgcATGAACAACATTACAGAGTACAAGGCGTGCATAGTAGGCTTACTAGTCACCTTGGAGTTCAACACAAACCATCTAAGCATCTTTAGAGATTCCTTGTTGATTATCTCCCAAATAAAGGGCAAGTTGGAAGCCCGAGACACCAAGTTGATTCTGTATCAAAAATATGTTAGCCATTTAATCCCAAATTTCTAG